In Desulfurellaceae bacterium, a single genomic region encodes these proteins:
- a CDS encoding type II toxin-antitoxin system Phd/YefM family antitoxin, with protein MIKLNIHQAKTHLSRYLKDIEAGETILLCRHNVPIAEIRPLPKQRKTPRQLGTAKGKVAVPPEFFEPLPEEILRAFEGRDS; from the coding sequence ATGATTAAACTGAATATCCATCAGGCCAAAACCCACCTGTCCCGCTATCTGAAGGACATCGAAGCGGGAGAGACCATTCTGCTGTGCCGACATAACGTCCCTATAGCTGAAATTCGGCCCCTGCCCAAGCAGCGGAAAACACCGCGCCAGCTCGGGACGGCAAAAGGCAAAGTCGCAGTCCCGCCGGAGTTTTTCGAGCCTTTGCCGGAAGAGATTTTGCGGGCTTTTGAGGGAAGAGATTCATGA
- a CDS encoding type II toxin-antitoxin system VapC family toxin: MNVLVDTCTFLWMTDDAPELSAQARLTVIDPDNEVYLSAVSAWEIAIKHALGKLPLPDQPGQFIPTQRALLGLTTLPVEEEAVLAVARLPTLHRDPFDRLLICQALTHGLVLVSPDPFMQQYPVRTLW; this comes from the coding sequence ATGAATGTGTTGGTGGATACCTGCACATTCTTATGGATGACGGACGATGCCCCGGAACTCTCTGCTCAGGCGCGTCTGACCGTCATAGACCCGGATAATGAAGTGTACCTGAGCGCTGTTTCGGCCTGGGAAATTGCAATCAAACACGCCCTCGGCAAGCTCCCCTTACCAGATCAACCAGGACAATTTATTCCTACCCAGCGAGCGCTGCTTGGACTGACAACCCTCCCCGTTGAAGAGGAAGCAGTGTTGGCTGTGGCCCGTCTTCCGACGCTACACCGAGACCCGTTCGACCGACTCCTGATATGCCAAGCGCTTACTCACGGTTTGGTGCTCGTCAGCCCTGATCCGTTCATGCAACAGTATCCAGTCCGAACGCTGTGGTAA
- a CDS encoding LLM class flavin-dependent oxidoreductase, whose product MTLWACRGGQTHAGVVEAFKHRGWPTPPALFRSEVGQQSLGLALAQAKLADELGFDWVSCSEHHYTPLLQTPNAAVFAAALSQVVGRAKIAVLGPLVSMNNPVRIAEEIAMLDQLSGGRLVILFLRGTPNEFLAYGTNPDETRARTQEASLLITRALTEPQPFGWEGRYYRFRTVSVWPGAVQQPHPPLYYSGNSLESASFAAAHQLGLGVSFYPGHITAQMTGHYKQECAKHGWQPTPEQLLYRCFGVVAEDDAGAAELESRFFSGDGAANLFRGRGAAIPPPTQVQPGFGLGELRFCGSPDTVVRQITDFHETTGVGVLDIGFGGAGISLEEAERSMRLFATEVLPRVCHLGVAATAGA is encoded by the coding sequence GTGACTCTGTGGGCGTGCCGGGGAGGGCAGACTCATGCAGGCGTCGTTGAAGCCTTCAAACACCGGGGCTGGCCAACCCCGCCGGCCCTGTTCCGCTCGGAGGTCGGCCAGCAGTCGCTCGGACTGGCTCTGGCCCAGGCCAAACTGGCCGACGAACTCGGCTTTGACTGGGTCAGCTGCTCGGAGCATCACTACACGCCCCTGCTTCAAACGCCCAACGCGGCCGTGTTTGCCGCCGCCCTGAGTCAGGTCGTGGGCCGGGCCAAGATCGCCGTGCTGGGGCCGCTGGTGTCGATGAACAATCCGGTCCGGATTGCCGAAGAGATCGCCATGCTCGATCAGCTCAGCGGCGGCCGTCTGGTGATCCTGTTTCTGCGCGGTACGCCGAACGAGTTTCTGGCCTACGGGACCAACCCGGATGAGACCCGGGCTCGCACCCAGGAGGCCAGCCTGCTGATTACCCGTGCCCTGACCGAGCCGCAGCCGTTCGGCTGGGAGGGGCGTTACTACCGTTTCCGTACCGTGTCGGTGTGGCCGGGGGCGGTCCAGCAGCCCCATCCACCCCTGTACTATTCGGGCAACAGCCTGGAATCGGCCTCGTTTGCGGCCGCTCACCAGCTGGGGCTGGGCGTGTCGTTTTATCCCGGCCATATCACGGCCCAGATGACCGGCCACTACAAGCAGGAATGCGCCAAGCACGGCTGGCAGCCGACTCCCGAGCAGCTGTTGTACCGCTGCTTTGGCGTGGTGGCCGAAGACGATGCCGGGGCCGCCGAGCTTGAGAGCCGCTTTTTCAGCGGGGACGGGGCGGCCAACCTGTTTCGGGGCCGCGGGGCTGCGATCCCGCCCCCGACCCAGGTCCAGCCCGGTTTTGGACTGGGCGAGCTGCGCTTCTGCGGCAGTCCGGATACCGTGGTCAGGCAGATCACGGATTTCCATGAAACCACCGGGGTCGGGGTGCTGGATATCGGCTTTGGCGGGGCCGGGATCAGCCTCGAAGAAGCCGAGCGGTCGATGCGGCTGTTTGCCACCGAGGTCTTGCCCCGCGTTTGTCACCTGGGCGTTGCGGCTACGGCCGGGGCGTAG